The sequence below is a genomic window from Arthrobacter sp. U41.
GACGCAGGAACACCGTCTGAGCACAGTGGGACCGGGACCGCGGTGCTGGCTACGACCATGACGCAGCGGCCAGGAGCGCGAAGAGCGGTTCGAAGTTGTACTTGCTGGTGCTTGTCCGCCTGGTCGATGGTTCGCATGCGGCGGGCGGACTGGGAGGACCGGATCCGGTTTCCGTCGATCTCACCGTCGCGGAGGTGCATCCGGAGCAGGGCCTCGGGGTCCGGGGGATCCGCGTCGGCCGCATGGACCCAGCGAATCGGCATCAGGTTGGCGAAGCCGGCGGTGTGGTTGAGCAATTGGCCCACGCCCGGCGTCGTTGTCCCGGGTGACCGCAGGTAGTTGATGTACTCCCCGAGCTGGGCATCCAGATCGAGGTTGCCGGGGTTCCGGCAGCGCCGTGGGCCTTGACGGGGAGATCCGAGCCGAGGACCCTCGTTACAGGCCCTCCGGCAGCCCCGGTTCAGCAGATTCTCGGCGCCCCAGGTCCACACCCCTGAACCCCGACTTGAGGAGAGAACGATGAGCCCCCAATTCAACGAGCTGCTGACCCGCCAGGTCGGCAATGAGTTCGCAGCCTCCCAGCAGTACATCGCCATTGCGGCCTGGTTCGACGGGCAGGACCTTCCCCAGCTTGCCAAGCACTTTTACCGCCAGTCGCTGGAGGAGCGGAACCACGCCATGATGATGGTCCGGTACATCCTTGACCGAGGCATCAGGGTCACCATCCCCGGGATCGAACCGGTGCGGAACGACTTCAGCTCGGCGGAGGAGCCCCTGGTCCTTGCCCTGGCCCAGGAGGTGGAGGTCACGGACCGCATCAAGGAGCTGTTCGCCGCGGCCCGGGCGGAAAACGACCCCCTGGGTGAACAGTTCATGCTCTGGTTCCTGAAGGAACAGGTTGAAGAGGTGGCATCGATGTCCACGCTCCTCAACGTCGCCCGGCGGGCGGACAACCTCTTCGACGTTGAAACCTTCCTCGCCCGGGAACGTGTGGGCGACGCCGGCCAGCACGGCGGAGGCCACGGCGGACACCGCGGTTACGGAGTCGGCCACGGCGGACCCACCGATGACTCTGGCACGCCGGAAGTAGCCGGCGGTTCACTCTAGCGGGGCAGGAAGAAACAGTTCATGGTCGATGTAACGACTGAGATTGTCATCCACCGGCCGCGCGAAGTCGTGGCCGGCTATGCCGCCGACCCGGACCATGCCCCCGAGTGGTACACGAACATCAAGACAGTCAGCTGGGAATCGAGACCACCCCTGGCTGTCGGCTCCCGGCTGGCCTTCCGGGCCCGTTTCCTGGGCCGGGATCTGGACTACGTGTACGAATTCACCGAGCTGGAACCGGGCACGAAGCTGGTCATGCGGACGGCCCAGGGCCCGTTCCCGATGCAGACGACGTACACCTGGGCGGACGCGGACGGATCGTCCACCCGCATGGCTCTGCGCAACACCGGCGACCCGACAGGATTCTCCAAAGTGTTGAGCCCCGTCATGGCCCCGATGATGCGCCGGGCCATGCGGAAGGACCTCGCCAGGCTGAAACAACTGCTGGAATCGGACTGACCGCTTGGAGCCGCGCGACAATCAAACAATGGTGCTGAGGTATACCTTCACGGCCAGGCTGTGGCTCTATCCGGGAGAAGCCGGGTGGCACTTCCTCACGGTCCCGGACGAGGTTTCAGCGGAGATCAGGGAGGACACCGTCACCTTCCGCCGGGGCTTCGGCTCCGTCAAAGTCACTGCCGGCATTGCCGGACACCGCTGGTCCACGTCACTTTTTCCGGACAGCAAGAGCGGTTCCTATCTGCTTCCGGTCAAGAAGGCCATCAGAACCTCGGCGGGTATTGGGGCAGGGGATCAAATCACGGTTCAACTGGAGGTGCCCGGGTCCGGCTGAGCCGTCACTCGCGGGCCTGTCTCCGGCGTAGGCTCTGGTGCCTGCCCTTGAAGGCGACGAGAATGGGCTCGTGGACCCCCCTCGCCGTGGCGGGGACGGCGATGCGATGAACGCCGCCGCCCGAAAGATCCAGCGTATCTATCTCACGCTGACGCTGGGCAATACCCTTGCGGCCTCGTTCATCTGGGGAATCAACACCATCTTCCTGCTGGATGCCGGACTCAGCAACCTGGAGGCCTTTGCCGCGAACGCCTTTTTCACGGCCGGGATGGTGCTGTTCGAGGTGCCCACCGGAGTGATTGCCGACGGTTGGGGGCGCCGCGTTTCCTTCCTCCTCGGCACCGCGACACTGGCCGTATCGACCTACCTCTATTACCTGCTGTGGCAGCTTTCCGCTCCATTCTGGTTGTGGGCGGCCGTGTCCGTTTTACTCGGGCTGGGCTTCACTTTCTTCTCGGGAGCAGTCGAGGCCTGGCTCGTGGACGCGTTGCGCTTCTCGGGCTATGAAGGCGGCCTGGAAACGGTCCTCGGCCGGGGACAAATGGTCTCGGGCACAGGCATGCTGGTGGGCTCGGTAGCCGGCGGGGTGATAGCGCAGGCCACCAATCTCGGGGTGCCGTTTCTGCTGCGCGTGGGCGTGCTGCTGGCGATGTTCGTCGTGGCCTTTTTGCTCATGCGCGATGTCGGTTTCACCCCTGAACGTTCGACCCATCCACTGCAGGCGACCCGCGCCGTGCTCTCCGCCTCGATCGAGAACGGCCTGAAAAATCCCCCCGTACGCTACGTGATGCTGGCAGCGCCGTTCACTGCCGGCGTCGGGTTCTACGTGTTCTACGCCCTCCAGCCGTACCTTCTGGAGCTCTTCGGCGACCCGCGCGCGTACTCCGTCGCAGGCCTTGCGGCTGCCCTCGTAGCGGGAGCAGAGGTGCTCGGCGGCTGGATTGCCCCCCGGATCCGGCGTTTTGTCCGCAGACGCACGACGGTGTTGATTCTGAGCAGTGCCGTGAGCGCCGCGATTCTGGTCGTGCTCGGGTTCACCCGGGTGTTCTGGCTGGCTCTGGTGCTGCTGGGGCTTTGGGCTCTGGTCGCCTCGGCGGGCACTCCGGTGCGGCAGGCCTACCTGAACGACATGATCGCCTCGAAGCAGCGGGCAACGGTGCTGAGCTTCGACTCACTCATGGGGTCGAGCGGCGGCGTGGTGGTGCAGCCGCTGCTTGGCCGGGCAGCCGATGTTTCCGGCTACGCCGTCTCGCTGGCGATCGGCGGCGTTATCGAATTGATCGCGGTGCCGTTCCTGCTGGCGAGCCGCCGGCAGCGCCACCGGTCCGATCAGGCCAACGCCGCACCCGGTGCTGCGGATGCGGATTCCCGGCCGTCCTAGACGGGCATTTCGAGCGTCCCGCAGCGGATTCCCGGCGGTATTGACTCTCGGGACCCCGGGCCTACGATAGTGCGCATCAGCACCTTTCGAGGAGGAGAGATGCGCTGTCCGCCGCTGGTGCTGGGTAGGTTGATGACCCGGGAATTGGGGACGGGGTTCACATGACGTGGCCGGTTTCGCCGAGTTGCCGGCGGACGTCTTTTGCAGTGTGGATGGCAGCTGGGGTGGCTTCCAGGAATCTGATCAACGCAGAGCAAGAGGGAGAAAGTAGTCATGCTGAAGGATCTTGAAATCATCGCAGTGCTGCCCGCGAAGGACATCGCCCGGGCGGGCAGTTTCTACCGCGACATGCTGGGACTCGAGCCCGCGGAGAGTCTGGACGAGGAGAATCTGATGTACCGCTGCGGCAAGGGAACGGCTTTCCTGCTGTACAAGACGGACAATGCAGGCACCGCGAAAAATACCCAGATGGGCTGGGCAACAGGTGACATCGAGGCCGAGATGAAGGATCTGCGCGGCCGCGGCGTCGTGTTCGAGGAGTACGACTTTCCGGGCCTGAAGACGGAAAACGGGATAGCGCAGACCCCGGTTGGCAAGGCCGCCTGGTTCACGGACAGCGAAGGCAACATCCTCAACCTATTTCAGCACCAGTAGCCCTGGCTCGTGAAAAAAACGCCGCCCCTGCATCATTGGGGGACTCTGCAGGGACGGCGCACTATCCACGCTACCGCGGGGCGGCGGCATGGGACCCGACCGAGGGAAGTTTTTAACAAATGAACATCCCGGCAACTTCCCGCCGGCCGTCTTACGTCGAGCGGCCTTTCAGGCCTACAGTTGGGCTTCAAGAACCGTCGACAGGAGTGCCCCATGATTACCCTGCAGATCGAACACCAGGTCCGGGACTTCGGCATGTGGAGGAGTGCTTTCGACAGCGACCCACTGGGCCGCGCAGCGTCGGGGGTGCGGTCGTACCGGATCTCGCGTCCGCTCGACCAGGAGGACTACGTGATGCTGGAGATGGATTTCGATACGCAGGAGGCTGCCGTGGACTTCCTCGGCCGGCTGCAGAACGATACGTGGAAAACCGGGGTGACGGCGCCGGCGCTGGTCGGCGAGCCCTCGACCAGGATCATTGAGACGGTCGCCGTCGAGACGGTCGCCGCCAACCGCGGCGCTGACGCCGCAGGATAGCCTTGGTGTATGACTGCCGCAGCCCGACCCACCGTCACCTTCGACGGCACCCTTGAAGGCCGCCTTGACGGCCGCTTTGCCAGTGAGCTGGGGGAGCTGGCCATCCCCTGGCAGGCGGAAGAGGCTCCGGACCCGCGTCTTGTTGTGCTCAACGAACCGCTGGCCGCCGAACTGGGCCTGGACCCCGGCTACCTGCGGGGTCCTGACGGGACACGCCTGCTGATCGGCAACCTGGTCCCCGGCGGTGCCACGCCCGTGGCGCAGGCCTACGCCGGCCACCAGTTCGGCGGGTTCGCCCCCCGCCTCGGCGACGGACGGGCGCTGCTGCTCGGCGAGATCACCGACGCGGCCGGCCGCCTTCGCGATGTCCACCTCAAGGGCTCCGGGCGCACCCCGTTCGCCCGCGGCGGCGACGGCCAGGCGGTTGTGGGCCCGATGCTGCGGGAGTACATCGTCAGTGAAGCGATGCACGCCATGGGGATTCCTACCACACGGTCCCTTGCCGTGACGGTGACAGGCCGCCGGGTGCTTCGCGACTCCCTGCTGCCGGGTGCAGTCCTGACCCGCGTCGCCAGCAGCCACCTGCGCGTGGGCAGCTTCCAGTACGCCCGGGCCACGGGCGACATCAACCTCCTGCGCCGCCTCGCCGATCATGCGATCACCCGCCACCACCCCGACGCCGCTGAGGCCGGGCACCCCTATCTCGCGCTGTTTCAGGCGGTGGTAGCGGCACAGGCGTCGCTGGTATCCCGGTGGATGCTGGTGGGTTTCGTGCACGGGGTCATGAACACCGACAACATGACGATCTCCGGGGAGACCATCGACTACGGACCCTGTGCCTTCCTGGACACTTTCGACCCGGGCACCGTCTACAGCTCCATCGACGAGGCCGGACGCTACTCGTACCGCAACCAGCCGGTCATGGCGGAGTGGAACCTCACGAGGCTTGCGGAGTCCCTGCTGCCGCTCCTTCACGAGGATGAGGAACAGGCGGTCGCGATCGCGCAGGAGTCCCTCGCCGGGTTCCGCCGGCAGTACAGCGCCGCCTGGTCCGCCGGCATGCGGGCCAAGCTCGGTCTGCAGGAGAAGCTCGACGACGAGGTGACCTCGCCTCTGGTGGACGAACTGCTCAGCATTCTCCAAGCGGGGCAGGCTGACCACACCTCATTCTTCCGCAGCCTCGGCGCGGCCGCCCGCGGCCACACGGAATCCGCCAGGAGCCTGCTCCAGGACCCGGCTGCATTCGATGCGTGGGCCGGCCGCTGGAGCGCCCTGGCTCCCGACGCGGACGCGATGGACCGGGTTAATCCCGTCTATATCCCGCGCAACCATCTGGTGGAGGAGGCCCTCGCCTCCGCCACGGAAGGCGATCTGGATCCGCTCACCCGTCTCCTGGACGCGGTGGGCAGCCCGTACGCCGAGCGCCCCGGTCTGGAGCGGTACGCTTCGGCCGCGCCGGAAGACTTCGGCGCCTACCGGACGTTCTGCGGAACCTGAGTCCCCGCCGCGTCCGAGCCTCAGGCGAGGGAAAGGAAGAGCTTTTCCAGATCCTTCGTACTCATCCCGGCTGAGTCTTTCCGGAGAGCGCACTGCTCCAGCCCGCTGGCAATGATGGCGAATCCTGCCCGGTCCAGCGCCTTCGAGACGGCGGCCAGCTGCGTGACGGTGTCCTTGCAGTCGCGTCCCTCCTCGAGCATCCGGATCACGGCCCCCAGCTGCCCCTGAGCGCGCTTGAGCCGGTTGATGGCGGGGGCTAGTTCTGCTGAATCAAGGTCCATGGGAGTCTCCAAAGCTAGGGGTGGCTATGCTCAAGAATATACCCCCTTGGGTATTTTTGACTACCCCTAGGGGTATCTGCAATACTCGGTGGGGTATAGAGCTTTTGTTTGTCTGTCTCGAAAGGACACCCATGACGCCCCCTTCCACTT
It includes:
- a CDS encoding DUF1905 domain-containing protein, producing MVLRYTFTARLWLYPGEAGWHFLTVPDEVSAEIREDTVTFRRGFGSVKVTAGIAGHRWSTSLFPDSKSGSYLLPVKKAIRTSAGIGAGDQITVQLEVPGSG
- a CDS encoding metal-sensitive transcriptional regulator — translated: MDLDSAELAPAINRLKRAQGQLGAVIRMLEEGRDCKDTVTQLAAVSKALDRAGFAIIASGLEQCALRKDSAGMSTKDLEKLFLSLA
- a CDS encoding SRPBCC family protein — translated: MVDVTTEIVIHRPREVVAGYAADPDHAPEWYTNIKTVSWESRPPLAVGSRLAFRARFLGRDLDYVYEFTELEPGTKLVMRTAQGPFPMQTTYTWADADGSSTRMALRNTGDPTGFSKVLSPVMAPMMRRAMRKDLARLKQLLESD
- a CDS encoding MFS transporter, translated to MNAAARKIQRIYLTLTLGNTLAASFIWGINTIFLLDAGLSNLEAFAANAFFTAGMVLFEVPTGVIADGWGRRVSFLLGTATLAVSTYLYYLLWQLSAPFWLWAAVSVLLGLGFTFFSGAVEAWLVDALRFSGYEGGLETVLGRGQMVSGTGMLVGSVAGGVIAQATNLGVPFLLRVGVLLAMFVVAFLLMRDVGFTPERSTHPLQATRAVLSASIENGLKNPPVRYVMLAAPFTAGVGFYVFYALQPYLLELFGDPRAYSVAGLAAALVAGAEVLGGWIAPRIRRFVRRRTTVLILSSAVSAAILVVLGFTRVFWLALVLLGLWALVASAGTPVRQAYLNDMIASKQRATVLSFDSLMGSSGGVVVQPLLGRAADVSGYAVSLAIGGVIELIAVPFLLASRRQRHRSDQANAAPGAADADSRPS
- a CDS encoding ferritin → MSPQFNELLTRQVGNEFAASQQYIAIAAWFDGQDLPQLAKHFYRQSLEERNHAMMMVRYILDRGIRVTIPGIEPVRNDFSSAEEPLVLALAQEVEVTDRIKELFAAARAENDPLGEQFMLWFLKEQVEEVASMSTLLNVARRADNLFDVETFLARERVGDAGQHGGGHGGHRGYGVGHGGPTDDSGTPEVAGGSL
- a CDS encoding protein adenylyltransferase SelO, whose amino-acid sequence is MTAAARPTVTFDGTLEGRLDGRFASELGELAIPWQAEEAPDPRLVVLNEPLAAELGLDPGYLRGPDGTRLLIGNLVPGGATPVAQAYAGHQFGGFAPRLGDGRALLLGEITDAAGRLRDVHLKGSGRTPFARGGDGQAVVGPMLREYIVSEAMHAMGIPTTRSLAVTVTGRRVLRDSLLPGAVLTRVASSHLRVGSFQYARATGDINLLRRLADHAITRHHPDAAEAGHPYLALFQAVVAAQASLVSRWMLVGFVHGVMNTDNMTISGETIDYGPCAFLDTFDPGTVYSSIDEAGRYSYRNQPVMAEWNLTRLAESLLPLLHEDEEQAVAIAQESLAGFRRQYSAAWSAGMRAKLGLQEKLDDEVTSPLVDELLSILQAGQADHTSFFRSLGAAARGHTESARSLLQDPAAFDAWAGRWSALAPDADAMDRVNPVYIPRNHLVEEALASATEGDLDPLTRLLDAVGSPYAERPGLERYASAAPEDFGAYRTFCGT
- a CDS encoding VOC family protein; this encodes MLKDLEIIAVLPAKDIARAGSFYRDMLGLEPAESLDEENLMYRCGKGTAFLLYKTDNAGTAKNTQMGWATGDIEAEMKDLRGRGVVFEEYDFPGLKTENGIAQTPVGKAAWFTDSEGNILNLFQHQ